One genomic segment of Primulina tabacum isolate GXHZ01 chromosome 9, ASM2559414v2, whole genome shotgun sequence includes these proteins:
- the LOC142556539 gene encoding protein TIFY 4B-like isoform X2, protein MELVPESVTWPQEEAASGNSSLNKSLLDKPLQKLTEDDIAQLTREDCRRYLKDKGMRRPSWNKSQAIQQVIMLKALLETTEDSDSNYRKKLRIPRPNKFHDDNTVPENVPRGMYGDENTSVLAEDRASHGRKDLDELENSRGLSASLVSTNDGSSLPRSAVSTIMPVGQMTIFYSGKVNVYDDVPGDKARAILHIASHPLEFPQDQADDGTVLVQYLSCRSKSVDNKACPDTTVIHLQTTQTVKVSDDCQDCDEESNTLHVENPVDGPSNRKACVRRYLEKRKDR, encoded by the exons ATGGAATTAGTGCCGGAATCTGTTACCTGGCCTCAAGAAGAAGCTGCCTCAGGCAATTCTTCTCTCAACAAATCGCTTCTCGATAAGCCGCTTCAGAAGCTCACTGAAGATGACATTGCTCAGCTTACTCGGGAGGACTGCCGCCGTTACCTGAAAGATAAAG GGATGAGGAGGCCTTCGTGGAACAAGTCGCAAGCGATTCAGCAAGTGATAATGCTCAAGGCTCTACTTGAAACAACGGAGGATTCCGACTCCAATTATCGCAAGAAGCTTCGCATTCCCCGCCCTAATAAATTTCATGACGACAATACTGTTCCGGAAAAT GTTCCTCGAGGAATGTACGGGGATGAGAATACCTCTGTACTGGCAGAAGATAGGGCGTCACACGGTAGAAAGGATCTGGATGAACTCGAGAATTCCCGTGGGTTATCTGCGAGTCTTGTTTCAACCAATGATGGCTCTTCTCTACCTAG ATCCGCTGTTTCAACTATTATGCCAGTGGGACAGATGACAATATTTTATTCTGGCAAAGTGAATGTGTATGATGATGTGCCAGGAGATAAG GCACGGGCAATATTGCACATTGCTTCACATCCGCTGGAGTTTCCGCAAGATCAAGCAGATGATGGCACTGTTTTAGTGCAATATTTGTCCTGCCGATCAAAATCTGTTGACAACAAAGCATGTCCAGATACCACTGTTATTCATTTGCAAACTACACAAACAG TGAAAGTAAGCGATGATTGTCAAGATTGTGATGAAGAAAGCAACACACTTCATGTAGAGAACCCTG TGGACGGTCCATCAAATAGAAAAGCATGTGTGCGAAGATATCTTGAGAAAAGAAAAGACAG GTGA
- the LOC142556539 gene encoding protein TIFY 4B-like isoform X1, with the protein MELVPESVTWPQEEAASGNSSLNKSLLDKPLQKLTEDDIAQLTREDCRRYLKDKGMRRPSWNKSQAIQQVIMLKALLETTEDSDSNYRKKLRIPRPNKFHDDNTVPENVPRGMYGDENTSVLAEDRASHGRKDLDELENSRGLSASLVSTNDGSSLPRSAVSTIMPVGQMTIFYSGKVNVYDDVPGDKARAILHIASHPLEFPQDQADDGTVLVQYLSCRSKSVDNKACPDTTVIHLQTTQTVKVSDDCQDCDEESNTLHVENPVDGPSNRKACVRRYLEKRKDRFKSKRRAGITSCTSLDVCFNHQMGNQIPNEPLVDSDTYSPPQIRPHSRPHSSVNYEFVKNVYTSSGLDN; encoded by the exons ATGGAATTAGTGCCGGAATCTGTTACCTGGCCTCAAGAAGAAGCTGCCTCAGGCAATTCTTCTCTCAACAAATCGCTTCTCGATAAGCCGCTTCAGAAGCTCACTGAAGATGACATTGCTCAGCTTACTCGGGAGGACTGCCGCCGTTACCTGAAAGATAAAG GGATGAGGAGGCCTTCGTGGAACAAGTCGCAAGCGATTCAGCAAGTGATAATGCTCAAGGCTCTACTTGAAACAACGGAGGATTCCGACTCCAATTATCGCAAGAAGCTTCGCATTCCCCGCCCTAATAAATTTCATGACGACAATACTGTTCCGGAAAAT GTTCCTCGAGGAATGTACGGGGATGAGAATACCTCTGTACTGGCAGAAGATAGGGCGTCACACGGTAGAAAGGATCTGGATGAACTCGAGAATTCCCGTGGGTTATCTGCGAGTCTTGTTTCAACCAATGATGGCTCTTCTCTACCTAG ATCCGCTGTTTCAACTATTATGCCAGTGGGACAGATGACAATATTTTATTCTGGCAAAGTGAATGTGTATGATGATGTGCCAGGAGATAAG GCACGGGCAATATTGCACATTGCTTCACATCCGCTGGAGTTTCCGCAAGATCAAGCAGATGATGGCACTGTTTTAGTGCAATATTTGTCCTGCCGATCAAAATCTGTTGACAACAAAGCATGTCCAGATACCACTGTTATTCATTTGCAAACTACACAAACAG TGAAAGTAAGCGATGATTGTCAAGATTGTGATGAAGAAAGCAACACACTTCATGTAGAGAACCCTG TGGACGGTCCATCAAATAGAAAAGCATGTGTGCGAAGATATCTTGAGAAAAGAAAAGACAG GTTTAAGAGCAAGAGGAGGGCAGGAATAACCTCATGCACAAGCTTGGACGTTTGCTTTAACCATCAAATGGGCaatcaaataccgaatgagcccCTGGTTGATAGTGACACATACTCACCGCCCCAAATAAGGCCACATTCTAGACCACACAGTTCGGTGAATTATGAGTTCGTAAAGAATGTTTATACTTCTTCTGGTCTGGACAATTAA
- the LOC142556833 gene encoding heat stress transcription factor A-7a-like isoform X2: MDQTSFTGKEEYPPWQQAISDLGQPRAIEGLHELGPPPFLTKTYDMVDDQKTNHIVSWSRGGQSFVVWDPHSFCTSVLPNYFKHNNFSSFVRQLNTYGFRKIDPDKWEFANEAFLGTQKHLLKNIRRRKAPSRSLPPHQDQAEPSCVEVGSFGVDVEIDRLRCDKHVLMMELVKLRQQQQNTRAYLQHIELKLQGTERKQQQMMSFLAIAMQNPEFINQLVQLKEKRKELEEAVSKKRHRPIEYGESSRTNKGKNPIKPEPLEFGESVPYYQVSELEALALEMQGFGKAKWEQEDGDEEERELTQLGSYDKELDDGFWEELLNERLDQELLGGSVGVLGLEPQMMLWFWNKKSF; this comes from the exons ATGGACCAGACGAGCTTTACAGGCAAAGAAGAGTATCCGCCATGGCAGCAGGCAATCAGTGATCTTGGGCAGCCTCGGGCGATAGAAGGGTTGCATGAGCTGGGTCCGCCGCCGTTCCTGACGAAGACATATGATATGGTGGATGATCAGAAGACGAATCACATAGTTTCGTGGAGCAGAGGAGGTCAAAGCTTCGTTGTTTGGGATCCCCACTCGTTTTGCACAAGTGTTCTGCCCAATTACTTTAAGCACAACAATTTCTCCAGCTTTGTTAGACAGCTTAATACCTAT GGCTTTAGAAAGATCGATCCGGACAAATGGGAATTCGCAAACGAGGCATTTCTTGGAACCCAAAAGCATCTTCTGAAGAACATAAGGAGAAGAAAAGCACCCTCTCGATCTCTTCCCCCACATCAAGATCAAGCTGAGCCATCATGTGTCGAAGTCGGGAGTTTCGGAGTAGATGTGGAAATTGATCGATTGAGATGTGATAAGCATGTGTTAATGATGGAACTTGTGAAGCTTAGACAGCAGCAACAGAACACCAGAGCTTACCTTCAGCATATTGAGTTAAAGCTACAAGGAACGGAGAGGAAGCAGCAGCAAATGATGAGTTTCTTGGCAATAGCAATGCAGAATCCTGAATTTATTAATCAATTAGTCCAGCTTAAGGAGAAGAGAAAAGAACTTGAAGAAGCTGTTTCTAAGAAGAGGCATAGACCGATTGAATATGGTGAATCAAGCCGAACCAACAAAGGGAAGAATCCCATCAAGCCGGAACCATTAGAATTTGGTGAGTCTGTTCCATACTACCAGGTGTCTGAGTTGGAGGCACTTGCTTTGGAGATGCAGGGATTCGGTAAGGCAAAATGGGAACAGGAAGATGGAGACGAAGAAGAACGGGAACTTACCCAATTAGGGAGTTATGATAAAGAACTGGACGATGGTTTTTGGGAAGAGTTACTGAATGAAAGATTAGATCAAGAACTTCTTGGCGGATCGGTTGGGGTTCTTGGGTTGGAGCCCCAAATGATGCTGTGGTTTTGGAACAAGAAATCTTTTTAG
- the LOC142556833 gene encoding heat stress transcription factor A-7a-like isoform X1, producing the protein MMCQKQLIPSYMHDSGDILDVMDQTSFTGKEEYPPWQQAISDLGQPRAIEGLHELGPPPFLTKTYDMVDDQKTNHIVSWSRGGQSFVVWDPHSFCTSVLPNYFKHNNFSSFVRQLNTYGFRKIDPDKWEFANEAFLGTQKHLLKNIRRRKAPSRSLPPHQDQAEPSCVEVGSFGVDVEIDRLRCDKHVLMMELVKLRQQQQNTRAYLQHIELKLQGTERKQQQMMSFLAIAMQNPEFINQLVQLKEKRKELEEAVSKKRHRPIEYGESSRTNKGKNPIKPEPLEFGESVPYYQVSELEALALEMQGFGKAKWEQEDGDEEERELTQLGSYDKELDDGFWEELLNERLDQELLGGSVGVLGLEPQMMLWFWNKKSF; encoded by the exons ATGATGTGTCAGAAACAATTAATCCCTTCATATATGCACGATTCAGGCGATATATTAGATGTGATGGACCAGACGAGCTTTACAGGCAAAGAAGAGTATCCGCCATGGCAGCAGGCAATCAGTGATCTTGGGCAGCCTCGGGCGATAGAAGGGTTGCATGAGCTGGGTCCGCCGCCGTTCCTGACGAAGACATATGATATGGTGGATGATCAGAAGACGAATCACATAGTTTCGTGGAGCAGAGGAGGTCAAAGCTTCGTTGTTTGGGATCCCCACTCGTTTTGCACAAGTGTTCTGCCCAATTACTTTAAGCACAACAATTTCTCCAGCTTTGTTAGACAGCTTAATACCTAT GGCTTTAGAAAGATCGATCCGGACAAATGGGAATTCGCAAACGAGGCATTTCTTGGAACCCAAAAGCATCTTCTGAAGAACATAAGGAGAAGAAAAGCACCCTCTCGATCTCTTCCCCCACATCAAGATCAAGCTGAGCCATCATGTGTCGAAGTCGGGAGTTTCGGAGTAGATGTGGAAATTGATCGATTGAGATGTGATAAGCATGTGTTAATGATGGAACTTGTGAAGCTTAGACAGCAGCAACAGAACACCAGAGCTTACCTTCAGCATATTGAGTTAAAGCTACAAGGAACGGAGAGGAAGCAGCAGCAAATGATGAGTTTCTTGGCAATAGCAATGCAGAATCCTGAATTTATTAATCAATTAGTCCAGCTTAAGGAGAAGAGAAAAGAACTTGAAGAAGCTGTTTCTAAGAAGAGGCATAGACCGATTGAATATGGTGAATCAAGCCGAACCAACAAAGGGAAGAATCCCATCAAGCCGGAACCATTAGAATTTGGTGAGTCTGTTCCATACTACCAGGTGTCTGAGTTGGAGGCACTTGCTTTGGAGATGCAGGGATTCGGTAAGGCAAAATGGGAACAGGAAGATGGAGACGAAGAAGAACGGGAACTTACCCAATTAGGGAGTTATGATAAAGAACTGGACGATGGTTTTTGGGAAGAGTTACTGAATGAAAGATTAGATCAAGAACTTCTTGGCGGATCGGTTGGGGTTCTTGGGTTGGAGCCCCAAATGATGCTGTGGTTTTGGAACAAGAAATCTTTTTAG